The Carassius gibelio isolate Cgi1373 ecotype wild population from Czech Republic chromosome B22, carGib1.2-hapl.c, whole genome shotgun sequence genome window below encodes:
- the LOC127988494 gene encoding uncharacterized protein LOC127988494: protein MVYPFVLFSLGLGSLVGVFGVEMEDGIKSVSVMKGDPVTLNPDFTEKQKYLLIQWKFRSTRIAEVNRLAQTNSTYDGPDERFRGRLKLDQNGSLTITNTSTTDSGLYQLTVVKKETIYISFNVTVYDLTEEENSILVIEGDSVTLNPEVTKAQRYLLIQWMYRSTRIAEVNRLSKTSHTYDADGRFRGRLKLDQTGSLTITNTSTADSGLYKLAIVNKETSYMDYKVIVYRRSTNTNYVTSSGAVINSTLNQTENANITETSKRSSEHCCGSTEAVIRLLLSVLVAVAAVALLVYDIRSTRSELNMTEETEDLYETCGGKSDHKCELRRGFGSQYVQM from the exons ATGGTTTATCCGTTTGTTTTGTTCTCGTTGGGCTTGGGGAGTCTGGTTG gtgtgtttggtgttgaGATGGAGGATGGAATAAAGTCAGTCTCAGTGATGAAGGGAGATCCTGTCACTCTAAACCCcgattttactgaaaaacagaAATATCTGTTAATACAGTGGAAGTTCAGAAGCACTCGAATAGCTGAAGTCAACAGACTCGCACAGACAAACTCGACGTATGATGGtcctgatgagagattcagaggcAGACTGAAACTGGATCAGAacggatctctgaccatcacaaacaccagcaccacagactctggactctATCAGCTAACGGTTGTCAAAAAAGAGACCATTTACATCAGTTTCAATGTTACAGTCTATG ACTTGACAGAAGAAGAGAACTCGATATTAGTGATCGAGGGAGACTCTGTCACTCTAAACCCGGAGGTTACTAAAGCACAGAGATATTTGTTGATACAGTGGATGTATAGAAGCACTCGGATAGCTGAAGTCAACAGACTCTCAAAAACCAGCCATACCTACGACgctgacgggagattcagaggAAGACTGAAACTGGATCAGAccggatctctgaccatcacaaacaccagcacCGCAGACTCTGGACTCTATAAGCTAGCGATCGTCAACAAAGAAACCAGTTACATGgattataaagttattgtctacA GAAGGTCAACGAACACAAACTACGTGACGTCCAGCGGTGCGGTGATCAATTCAACCCTAAACCAGACCGAGAATGCTAATATTACTGAAACCTCTAAGAGGAGCTCAG AGCACTGCTGCGGCTCTACTGAAGCCGTGATCCGATTGCTCCTCTCTGTTCTGGTGGCTGTGGCTGCTGTTGCTCTgctggtttatgacatcagatctACAAGAAGTGAGCTGAACATGACAGAAGAGACCGAAGATCTCTATGAGACCTGTGGAGGAAAATCAGACCACAAGTGTGAACTGAGAAGAGGGTTTGGTTCGCAATATGTCCAGATGTGA